From the Spiroplasma alleghenense genome, one window contains:
- a CDS encoding J domain-containing protein yields the protein MTWLFSIIGTLFLAVFLIGILLLILGFLKASWNNRNTSFARLFRKNMRAKKLVDPVKVFHFNFEEKFDKYPFQSKFFLTEKYLYLKTQDREKNVEILKEIYTCFESLFLDWSTQESRLLSKFDEIQMSSPVKIKYSHYIKHYNNYLDRTREVFIEQFCEKIMPAYLGKGLGYNCSDIFASGTFEQIISDSSRIISQYNKRRCDEVISNATQEINKMIEQLFQTFNRGFFGSQGQGPWGQQNNGQQNYRQQNRSQGFANGEPSELSKSYKIMGVDEKISDKDLKRTYLKLAKEYHPDVNDSVYAKEKMAKINAAYDVIRKARGI from the coding sequence ATGACATGACTATTTTCAATTATAGGAACTCTATTCCTGGCAGTATTTTTAATTGGTATTTTATTATTGATTTTAGGCTTCTTAAAAGCTTCTTGAAATAACCGAAATACATCATTTGCTAGATTATTTCGCAAGAATATGAGGGCTAAAAAACTAGTAGACCCGGTTAAAGTTTTTCATTTTAATTTTGAGGAAAAATTTGACAAATATCCTTTTCAATCTAAATTCTTTTTAACAGAAAAATATCTTTATTTAAAAACTCAAGATCGCGAGAAAAATGTTGAAATTTTAAAGGAGATTTATACTTGTTTTGAAAGTCTTTTTCTAGATTGATCGACTCAAGAAAGTCGTTTATTATCAAAATTTGATGAAATTCAAATGTCTAGTCCAGTTAAAATCAAATACTCTCACTATATAAAACATTATAATAACTATTTAGATCGCACCCGCGAAGTCTTTATAGAACAATTTTGCGAGAAGATAATGCCAGCTTATTTGGGAAAAGGTTTGGGTTATAATTGCAGCGATATTTTTGCCTCAGGAACTTTTGAACAAATTATTTCTGACTCAAGTCGAATTATTAGTCAGTATAATAAAAGGCGCTGTGATGAGGTAATTTCAAACGCAACACAAGAAATTAATAAAATGATTGAGCAATTATTTCAAACCTTCAATCGGGGTTTTTTTGGAAGTCAAGGTCAAGGTCCTTGAGGACAGCAAAATAATGGTCAACAAAATTACCGTCAGCAAAATCGTAGCCAAGGCTTTGCTAATGGCGAGCCTAGTGAGCTTTCTAAATCTTATAAAATCATGGGCGTTGATGAAAAAATAAGTGACAAAGATTTAAAAAGAACTTATTTAAAACTAGCAAAAGAATACCACCCTGACGTAAATGATTCTGTTTACGCAAAAGAAAAAATGGCTAAGATAAACGCAGCTTATGATGTTATCCGCAAAGCACGCGGTATATAA
- the frr gene encoding ribosome recycling factor, with protein MHNTILENTKTSMAKTVDAYNEYIKKIRTGRANASMLSSVMVDAYGSLTPIAQTAQISAPEPQQLVIKPFDRSQIAAIVAGINKANLGLNPISEADLIRINIPALTEEIRKDLVKKLKAELETFKIRVRNDRRDSMDKAKKSKEIPEDLVKDLETKIQKLTDETIQKLESVTKDKEKDIMTI; from the coding sequence ATGCACAACACAATTTTAGAAAATACCAAAACTAGCATGGCAAAAACAGTTGATGCTTACAACGAATATATCAAAAAAATTCGCACCGGAAGAGCCAACGCATCAATGTTAAGCTCTGTAATGGTGGATGCTTATGGTTCGCTAACCCCAATAGCTCAAACAGCGCAAATTTCTGCGCCTGAACCTCAACAGTTAGTAATTAAGCCATTTGACAGAAGTCAAATTGCTGCAATTGTTGCTGGAATAAATAAAGCCAACTTAGGTTTAAATCCAATTTCAGAAGCAGATTTGATTAGAATTAACATCCCTGCATTAACAGAAGAAATTAGAAAAGATTTAGTTAAGAAACTAAAAGCTGAATTAGAAACTTTTAAAATTAGAGTTAGAAACGATCGTCGCGATTCGATGGATAAAGCTAAAAAATCAAAAGAGATTCCCGAAGATTTAGTTAAGGATTTAGAAACTAAAATTCAAAAATTAACAGATGAAACAATTCAAAAATTAGAATCTGTAACAAAAGATAAAGAAAAAGATATTATGACAATATAA
- the rpmA gene encoding 50S ribosomal protein L27 translates to MRFLLGLQFFASKKGVGSTRNGRDSESKRLGAKKADGQFANAGSIIFRQRGTKIHPGQNVGRGGDDTLFALVSGIVKYQKFGKDRTRAVVIPAEIKN, encoded by the coding sequence ATGCGTTTTCTATTAGGTTTACAGTTCTTTGCTTCTAAAAAGGGAGTAGGTTCGACTAGAAATGGTCGTGATTCTGAATCAAAAAGATTAGGAGCCAAAAAAGCGGATGGACAATTCGCCAATGCTGGTTCAATCATCTTTAGACAAAGAGGAACTAAAATTCACCCAGGCCAAAATGTTGGTCGTGGAGGAGACGATACTTTGTTCGCTTTAGTTTCAGGTATCGTTAAATATCAAAAATTTGGAAAAGACCGCACAAGAGCGGTTGTTATTCCGGCAGAAATTAAAAATTAA
- a CDS encoding energy-coupled thiamine transporter ThiT codes for MNSKIFKKEYQSNFDDFYKFSYFSIFDRIWAVIFSLTGLAVAIYLSTILLLKIQNSLYQSEDGESVVGRMALVIIAAVIINLLFLNSQIFKIILLTRYQHSYKGQLIFFTVFTLDIYLLVRVFLKDKKNFKYFSFMPKKWIIFDYVFLGISFALYFALGFISSLVPQLPFFITITIKFIPLYFLAFICDWTKVLVCSIICGGFEWFFPGTFIVNVPQFMFDYWIPPIGITLAAIFKPIATQKEKFKKLDFIVFVSIPIIWIYFSRVIAGVMFWSTFPWPGFNAWTYSLVFNSINTIVDYAVFIVAVPLICSNLSVFKDKYQAISSN; via the coding sequence ATGAATTCTAAAATATTTAAAAAAGAGTACCAATCTAATTTTGATGATTTCTACAAATTTAGTTACTTTTCAATTTTTGACCGAATTTGAGCCGTTATATTTAGTTTGACCGGTTTAGCCGTTGCTATTTACTTGTCAACAATCTTGTTGTTAAAGATTCAAAACTCGCTTTATCAAAGCGAAGATGGAGAAAGTGTTGTTGGAAGAATGGCTCTGGTAATAATTGCGGCTGTTATAATTAATTTGCTATTTTTAAATAGTCAAATTTTTAAAATTATTTTGCTAACAAGATACCAACATTCATATAAAGGGCAACTTATATTCTTCACTGTTTTTACGTTGGATATTTATTTGTTAGTTAGGGTTTTTTTAAAGGACAAGAAAAATTTTAAGTATTTTAGTTTTATGCCAAAAAAATGAATAATTTTTGATTATGTTTTTTTGGGAATTTCTTTTGCGCTTTACTTTGCTTTAGGTTTCATTTCATCGCTTGTACCTCAATTGCCATTTTTCATTACAATCACAATAAAATTTATTCCTTTATATTTTTTGGCATTTATATGTGATTGAACAAAAGTTTTGGTTTGCTCAATTATTTGTGGAGGTTTTGAATGATTCTTCCCAGGAACATTTATAGTCAATGTTCCTCAATTCATGTTTGATTATTGAATTCCTCCAATCGGAATTACGCTGGCCGCTATTTTCAAACCGATTGCAACTCAAAAAGAAAAATTTAAAAAATTGGATTTCATTGTATTTGTTTCCATACCAATAATTTGGATTTACTTTTCGCGAGTAATTGCTGGAGTAATGTTTTGATCTACTTTTCCTTGACCTGGTTTTAATGCTTGAACCTATTCTTTGGTTTTTAATTCCATAAACACAATTGTGGACTATGCTGTCTTTATTGTGGCTGTTCCGTTAATTTGTAGTAATTTGAGTGTATTTAAAGATAAATATCAGGCTATAAGTAGTAATTAG
- a CDS encoding aldo/keto reductase, with the protein MNKILNHKKILNNNVEMPQFGLGTYKMTNEEESLAAVKHALKIGYRHIDTAHIYKNHKIIANAIKESGVPRNEIFITSKIWITDFKEPEAAFDRILLELETDYIDLCLLHWFAPDWEKAYKLLEEKYLQKKVRAIGVSNFMVDQLQQLLKIAQVKPTVNQIELHPQLPCLEIVDFCNKNNIAITSWQTIMKGEVSKIGEIVEISEKYKVTPAQVALRWAWERGIIIIPKSVNNFRIEENCNIDNFKLSKEEIELINKLSPEVRLGPDPNNINEL; encoded by the coding sequence ATGAATAAAATTCTTAACCATAAAAAAATATTAAATAATAATGTTGAAATGCCTCAGTTCGGATTAGGAACATATAAAATGACCAACGAAGAAGAAAGTTTGGCTGCTGTAAAACATGCTTTGAAAATAGGTTATCGACATATTGATACAGCTCATATTTACAAAAATCATAAAATAATTGCCAATGCGATAAAGGAATCTGGAGTTCCGCGTAATGAAATTTTCATTACTTCAAAAATATGAATTACTGATTTTAAAGAGCCAGAAGCTGCTTTTGATAGAATTTTATTAGAGCTAGAAACTGACTATATCGATCTTTGTCTATTGCATTGGTTTGCTCCTGACTGAGAAAAAGCATACAAACTTTTAGAAGAAAAATATTTACAAAAAAAAGTTAGAGCAATCGGAGTTTCAAACTTTATGGTTGATCAACTTCAACAACTTCTAAAAATTGCTCAGGTAAAACCAACTGTAAATCAAATTGAACTCCATCCTCAATTACCCTGTCTTGAAATAGTTGATTTTTGCAATAAAAACAATATTGCCATTACTTCATGACAAACAATAATGAAAGGTGAAGTCTCAAAAATTGGCGAAATAGTTGAGATTAGTGAAAAATATAAAGTTACCCCAGCTCAAGTTGCCTTAAGATGAGCTTGGGAACGAGGGATTATTATCATTCCCAAGTCAGTTAATAACTTTAGAATTGAAGAAAATTGTAATATCGATAACTTTAAATTATCAAAAGAAGAAATTGAACTAATCAATAAACTTTCACCAGAAGTAAGATTAGGTCCAGATCCTAATAATATTAATGAATTATAG
- the rpsB gene encoding 30S ribosomal protein S2 — translation MSKEITREQLWEAGAQYGHQTKRWNPKMKPYIYGAKNKNHIIDLQQTLWRLEDVRKLVTNIGSKGEKIIFVGTKRSGKAAVKDAAVRSGNFFVNQRWLGGTLTNMKTISLRIKALWDIENEEKTGRLALRPKKEQVLIKKEKEKLEKTLGGIKQMHKLPAAMFVVDPKTDEIAVKEARKLRIPVIAICDTNVDPDMVDFVIPGNDDLPEAVNVIVNHIVEVWADAAKVKMQPTTLKFVAPKKEFVEGERRGRFGNDRNPGNGEYKPRPRFEKRPDNQEVSSTEEVVKAAKPEQTEE, via the coding sequence ATGTCAAAAGAAATTACAAGAGAACAGCTTTGAGAAGCTGGAGCTCAATATGGGCATCAAACAAAAAGATGAAACCCAAAAATGAAACCATATATTTATGGAGCTAAAAATAAGAATCACATTATTGATTTACAACAAACTTTATGAAGATTAGAGGATGTTAGAAAATTAGTAACAAACATCGGATCAAAGGGTGAAAAAATTATTTTTGTAGGAACAAAACGTTCTGGTAAAGCTGCAGTAAAAGATGCTGCAGTAAGAAGTGGAAACTTCTTTGTAAACCAAAGATGACTTGGTGGAACTCTTACAAATATGAAAACTATTTCATTAAGAATTAAAGCTTTATGAGATATTGAAAATGAAGAGAAAACTGGAAGATTGGCATTAAGACCTAAAAAAGAACAAGTTTTAATTAAAAAAGAAAAAGAAAAACTTGAAAAAACTTTAGGTGGAATTAAACAAATGCACAAACTACCAGCTGCAATGTTCGTAGTAGATCCAAAAACAGACGAAATTGCTGTTAAGGAAGCTAGAAAATTAAGAATCCCAGTTATTGCAATTTGTGATACAAACGTGGATCCAGACATGGTAGATTTTGTAATACCAGGAAATGATGATTTACCAGAAGCAGTTAATGTAATTGTAAATCACATTGTTGAAGTTTGAGCGGATGCAGCTAAAGTTAAAATGCAACCAACAACTTTAAAATTTGTAGCACCTAAAAAAGAATTTGTTGAAGGAGAACGTCGTGGACGCTTTGGAAACGATAGAAACCCAGGAAACGGTGAATATAAACCAAGACCTAGATTTGAGAAGAGACCAGATAATCAAGAAGTTTCTTCAACAGAAGAAGTTGTTAAGGCTGCAAAACCTGAACAAACAGAAGAATAG
- a CDS encoding Sapep family Mn(2+)-dependent dipeptidase, with protein MFKVDSEILKNQYFPKAIETLKECIRIPSFRQESKPNQPFGVGVSKVLDFIIKNCNDLGFKTKVAKDFKYGYADYGDGEKLLAILCHLDVVPPGNLEEWKADPFDPTISDGILFGRGSLDDKGPTIMNIYAVKYLMDNNFIPDYKIRLVFGLSEETTWECMQSYVANEQLADIGYTPDGQFPLVYAEKWILDCDLIGTQKIDYEILGGEAYNVVNDIVTYKGPKIPEISKYLTKNKINHVVQEESLVVKGTSAHGSLPERGVNAGTWLFKAMFESGINDVWTNLIANQFHNNFQLEQIFGDQTDESGMLTANIGILDFKNNSQRLTFNFRVPVHQEVEKDVIEKFQKYIKPLNLDYKTVAIEPRVFMSKESSLVKKIMSVYQEVTGDLKTQPAAIGGGTFAKSMPNVVAFGAEFDLENSSMHAYNESIKVEELEKMLEIYTKSLVKLAKF; from the coding sequence ATGTTTAAAGTAGATAGTGAAATTTTAAAAAACCAATATTTTCCAAAAGCAATCGAAACTTTAAAAGAATGTATTAGAATACCATCTTTTCGCCAGGAATCTAAGCCTAATCAACCTTTTGGGGTTGGTGTCAGCAAAGTTCTAGACTTTATAATAAAAAATTGTAATGATTTGGGATTTAAAACAAAAGTGGCTAAAGATTTTAAATACGGATATGCAGATTATGGGGATGGTGAAAAATTGTTAGCCATTCTTTGTCACCTTGATGTTGTTCCACCAGGAAACCTTGAAGAATGAAAGGCTGACCCTTTCGATCCAACAATTTCAGATGGAATTTTATTTGGTCGAGGTTCGCTTGATGATAAAGGCCCAACAATAATGAACATTTACGCAGTCAAATATCTTATGGATAATAATTTTATTCCAGATTATAAAATTCGTTTGGTTTTTGGTCTATCGGAAGAAACAACTTGAGAATGTATGCAAAGTTACGTCGCAAATGAACAACTTGCAGATATTGGCTACACCCCAGATGGTCAATTTCCTTTGGTTTATGCTGAAAAGTGAATTTTGGATTGTGATTTAATTGGAACACAAAAAATTGATTACGAAATTTTGGGTGGAGAAGCCTATAATGTTGTTAATGATATTGTTACATATAAAGGTCCAAAAATTCCTGAAATAAGTAAATATCTAACAAAAAATAAAATTAATCATGTTGTTCAAGAAGAAAGCCTAGTTGTTAAGGGGACATCTGCTCATGGAAGTTTGCCTGAGCGGGGAGTAAATGCTGGAACTTGGCTTTTTAAGGCAATGTTTGAATCAGGAATTAATGATGTCTGAACTAACTTGATTGCCAATCAGTTTCATAATAACTTTCAATTAGAGCAAATATTTGGTGATCAAACTGATGAGTCTGGGATGTTAACTGCAAATATTGGAATTTTAGATTTTAAAAACAATTCTCAAAGATTGACTTTTAATTTCAGAGTTCCAGTACACCAAGAAGTCGAAAAAGATGTAATAGAGAAATTTCAAAAATATATTAAACCCTTAAATTTAGATTATAAAACCGTTGCAATAGAACCAAGAGTTTTTATGAGCAAAGAATCAAGTCTTGTTAAAAAAATTATGAGTGTTTATCAAGAAGTAACAGGAGATTTAAAAACTCAACCAGCAGCAATCGGGGGAGGAACTTTTGCAAAATCAATGCCAAATGTTGTTGCATTTGGGGCTGAATTTGATTTAGAGAATTCATCAATGCACGCTTACAACGAATCAATTAAGGTTGAAGAATTAGAAAAGATGCTTGAGATATATACTAAATCACTTGTAAAACTAGCTAAATTTTAA
- the argS gene encoding arginine--tRNA ligase codes for MSKNMVIVADEIKKVLKELKLDINPVIETPRNESNGHYSTNIALVAAKDLKKNPREIADLVVEKLSDSKKFESVEVAGPGFVNLKLKQKDIAKVVEDVLKLKDNFGAGAKKNFTYNLELVSANPTGYLHVGHARNGAIGDSVAKILSFAGYNVQTEYYTNDAGNQINILAITVFVHYLRELGIKAELPEDSYSGEAYEFVAKQFVSEYGDKFKNISFEDKKIADPEVMELFKTKSVKFFLDIIKKQLTDFGVEIEHYTSEKAMYDEKQIEKMLEKYKKMGATYEQDGALWLKTTQFNDDKDRVLTKSSGDYTYITPDLATHQERLLRSKADKLVNFWGGDHHGYIVRMQAGLSLLGAPDDCLDIDMIQMVRLVKDGKEYKMSKRRGTAVWLIDLLELVGKDALRYMLSSKTASSHMDFDLDIVAKKNSSNPVYYAQYATARSFKVINQGKEHNIPEKLTNFDLLKEEKEIQIMLTLDKFSKNVEYAGKERAPHIICDYIQTLVKQFHSYYSDSKIVDAKNVELSSQRVALTKAVYQVLSNAFKLIAIDVVNKM; via the coding sequence ATGAGTAAGAATATGGTTATCGTCGCTGACGAAATAAAAAAGGTTTTAAAAGAATTGAAATTGGATATTAATCCAGTTATTGAAACGCCAAGAAACGAATCAAATGGTCACTATTCAACAAATATAGCTTTAGTAGCAGCCAAAGATCTTAAGAAAAATCCTCGAGAAATAGCGGATTTAGTAGTTGAAAAATTAAGTGATTCTAAAAAATTTGAATCAGTTGAAGTTGCTGGTCCAGGGTTTGTTAATCTAAAACTAAAACAAAAAGATATCGCCAAAGTAGTGGAAGATGTTTTGAAGTTAAAAGATAATTTTGGAGCCGGTGCAAAAAAGAATTTCACCTATAACCTTGAATTAGTTTCTGCTAATCCAACTGGTTATTTACATGTTGGTCATGCTCGAAATGGAGCAATTGGAGATTCGGTTGCAAAAATTCTTAGTTTTGCAGGTTACAATGTGCAAACTGAATACTATACCAATGATGCAGGAAATCAAATAAATATTTTAGCAATAACAGTTTTTGTTCACTATTTAAGAGAACTTGGTATCAAAGCTGAACTTCCTGAAGACTCTTATTCTGGAGAAGCTTATGAATTTGTAGCAAAACAATTTGTTTCTGAGTATGGAGATAAATTTAAAAATATTAGTTTTGAAGATAAAAAAATTGCCGATCCAGAAGTAATGGAATTATTTAAGACTAAATCCGTGAAATTCTTTCTAGACATTATTAAAAAGCAACTAACAGACTTTGGCGTTGAAATTGAACATTATACTTCTGAGAAAGCAATGTATGATGAAAAGCAAATTGAAAAAATGCTAGAAAAATACAAAAAAATGGGAGCAACTTACGAGCAAGACGGAGCCTTGTGATTAAAAACCACTCAGTTCAATGATGACAAAGACCGAGTTCTGACAAAATCTTCAGGTGATTATACTTATATAACACCAGATTTAGCAACCCACCAGGAAAGATTATTAAGAAGTAAAGCTGACAAATTAGTAAACTTTTGAGGTGGTGACCACCATGGTTATATTGTTAGAATGCAAGCTGGACTTTCGCTTTTAGGAGCCCCAGATGACTGTTTAGATATTGATATGATTCAAATGGTCCGTTTGGTTAAAGATGGAAAAGAATATAAAATGTCAAAACGTCGCGGAACCGCAGTTTGATTAATTGACTTGCTAGAACTTGTTGGTAAAGATGCTTTAAGATATATGCTTTCTTCAAAAACTGCATCAAGTCATATGGACTTTGATTTGGATATTGTTGCAAAGAAAAATAGTTCAAATCCGGTTTACTATGCACAATATGCAACAGCTCGAAGCTTTAAAGTAATCAATCAAGGTAAGGAACATAACATTCCTGAAAAATTAACTAATTTTGATTTATTAAAAGAGGAAAAAGAAATTCAAATTATGCTAACTTTAGATAAATTTAGTAAGAATGTTGAATATGCTGGAAAAGAAAGAGCTCCTCATATAATTTGTGACTACATTCAGACATTGGTTAAGCAATTCCATTCTTACTATTCTGATTCTAAGATCGTTGATGCAAAAAATGTGGAACTTTCAAGTCAACGAGTAGCTTTAACAAAGGCTGTATATCAAGTACTTTCAAATGCATTTAAATTAATTGCTATTGATGTTGTAAATAAAATGTAA
- the pyrH gene encoding UMP kinase translates to MSLKYKRILLKISGEALKGKDIYDQEKVQDVANQVISLVKEGLQIAIVVGGGNIWRGNLSSNLGMDRINGDYMGMMATIMNGLALEATIKSLGYEKVRVYSSLEIKTVTTPYNYREARDKLSEGYILIFTGGTGFSYFTTDTGASIRAIEVKADALLMAKNGVKGVYDSDPKVNPNAVFLSKLTHQEVAEKKLRVMDLTSATLSADAKLKIEVFDMNGKENIIKVAHGKLESTIIE, encoded by the coding sequence ATGAGTTTAAAGTATAAGAGGATTTTATTAAAAATTAGTGGGGAGGCCTTAAAAGGCAAAGACATCTATGATCAAGAAAAAGTTCAAGACGTTGCAAATCAAGTTATTTCTTTGGTAAAAGAAGGTTTGCAAATTGCGATTGTAGTTGGTGGTGGAAACATTTGAAGAGGTAACCTTTCTAGTAACTTAGGAATGGATCGAATTAATGGTGACTATATGGGTATGATGGCAACAATCATGAATGGTCTAGCCTTGGAAGCTACTATTAAAAGTTTGGGTTATGAAAAGGTTAGAGTTTACTCTTCATTAGAAATCAAAACCGTAACAACTCCATATAATTATCGCGAAGCACGTGATAAATTGAGTGAAGGGTATATTTTAATATTTACTGGAGGAACCGGGTTTAGTTACTTCACAACAGATACTGGAGCAAGCATTAGAGCAATTGAAGTTAAAGCGGATGCATTACTAATGGCTAAAAATGGCGTTAAAGGGGTTTATGATTCTGATCCGAAAGTAAATCCAAACGCAGTATTTTTAAGCAAACTTACCCATCAAGAAGTTGCTGAAAAAAAACTCCGCGTAATGGATTTAACTTCAGCAACTTTATCAGCAGATGCTAAATTAAAAATCGAAGTGTTTGATATGAACGGAAAAGAAAATATAATTAAAGTCGCTCATGGCAAACTAGAATCAACAATTATTGAATAA
- a CDS encoding MFS cation transporter: protein MKSYWDLMFLNPILIVAALISIFFMLKNEKSELKRKLIYLEIFLFWFTSALILKLLIEKTQSNNALVNNDILFTITIFFGVNFFAIIFKPIATFITGKFKRRRIWYWVANTTLIMAIFFALINSLVLNGDNFAFIYLSFILIGFSLSANTLHYLIVCEQTFYRLNPIGSTITVASIMLFSNFIANYIFNLTMIFNPNHQIEIIMPIILLTAFIALGISFIHKENSNYVGTFDITIRNELDDFKYTYVIYLSLATFVIVLISEISGGLFFEEYLKIILANKKELNSIEIYIRLNQTFYYLPQIFLGYWIYKWVLPQTGYKYHFITNLLVLAIYLSIIAFIDNPLIIIIFQFLITLAIAQIFYGLFALAVMWNYRVSNFPVTGFVASSGFLATYISEGTFQSMKRNKVWIFNYDSDITSLVANENLQEIKDNYYAAWNITISILVSCCLLLIIIIYFTIDKVLSNYVDVKQANIDMIKLNYSQTLSKVETRIVEKEIKNV, encoded by the coding sequence ATGAAGAGCTATTGAGATTTAATGTTCTTAAACCCAATCTTGATAGTAGCGGCGTTGATTTCAATTTTTTTTATGCTTAAAAATGAAAAGAGTGAATTAAAAAGAAAATTGATTTACTTGGAGATATTCTTGTTCTGATTTACATCCGCTTTAATTTTAAAGTTGTTAATCGAAAAGACTCAAAGCAATAACGCTCTAGTAAATAATGATATTTTATTTACAATCACAATATTTTTTGGGGTTAACTTTTTTGCGATAATTTTCAAACCGATTGCAACTTTTATTACAGGTAAGTTCAAAAGAAGAAGAATCTGATATTGAGTCGCTAATACGACTTTAATAATGGCAATATTTTTTGCTCTGATTAATTCTTTAGTTTTGAATGGTGATAATTTTGCCTTCATTTATCTGTCCTTTATATTAATTGGTTTTTCGCTTTCTGCAAATACGCTTCATTATTTGATAGTTTGTGAGCAAACTTTTTATCGATTGAACCCAATTGGCTCAACAATTACAGTTGCTTCAATAATGTTATTTTCAAATTTCATTGCGAATTATATTTTTAATTTAACTATGATTTTTAATCCAAATCACCAAATAGAAATAATTATGCCAATAATTTTATTAACAGCATTTATAGCATTGGGAATTTCATTTATTCATAAGGAAAATTCAAATTATGTTGGTACATTTGATATTACAATTCGTAATGAACTTGATGATTTTAAGTATACCTATGTGATTTACTTGTCTCTGGCAACATTTGTCATTGTATTAATTTCTGAAATTTCAGGGGGATTATTTTTTGAAGAATATTTGAAAATAATTTTAGCAAATAAGAAAGAACTAAATTCAATTGAAATTTATATTCGTTTAAATCAAACTTTCTACTATTTACCCCAAATATTCTTAGGTTACTGAATATATAAGTGAGTTTTACCTCAAACTGGATACAAATACCACTTTATTACTAACTTGCTTGTCTTGGCAATTTATCTTTCAATTATTGCTTTCATTGATAATCCGTTAATAATCATCATATTCCAATTTTTAATTACATTAGCAATTGCTCAAATATTTTATGGATTATTTGCCTTGGCAGTAATGTGAAATTATCGAGTATCTAATTTTCCTGTAACCGGTTTTGTAGCTTCTTCTGGATTCTTGGCAACCTATATTAGTGAAGGGACATTTCAATCAATGAAGCGAAATAAGGTTTGAATCTTTAATTATGATAGTGATATAACAAGTTTAGTTGCAAATGAAAATTTACAAGAAATTAAAGATAATTATTATGCCGCTTGAAATATTACTATTAGTATTTTGGTTAGCTGTTGCTTGCTTCTAATAATTATCATTTATTTCACAATTGATAAAGTTTTAAGTAATTATGTTGATGTCAAACAAGCTAATATAGATATGATAAAATTAAATTATAGTCAAACACTTTCTAAAGTTGAGACTCGTATTGTTGAAAAGGAGATTAAAAATGTATAA
- the tsf gene encoding translation elongation factor Ts encodes MSKVTPQLIKELREITSAGMMDCKKALEATNGVIDDAIMWLRENGLAKAAKKSDRVAAEGITVAKENAKQAIIFEVNSETDFVAQNEKFLNAINAVADVLLASNAKNTEEALKVKLNNRTVQEEMIELTSTIGEKIEFRRFEAISKDKNVVSIYNHANKRISVLLSFDGAIPKEDAYNICMHVAAMSPKYMSSNEVPEDFKKQELKVIEETTDFGNKPENVKQSMIQGKLNKRLAEVSLLEQDYVVDDKFKVGKFIESKKSKLVKMIRFEVGEGIEKVVTDFAAEVAAQLKG; translated from the coding sequence ATGAGTAAAGTAACACCACAACTTATCAAAGAATTACGTGAAATCACTAGTGCTGGAATGATGGATTGTAAAAAAGCATTAGAAGCTACAAACGGAGTAATCGATGATGCAATTATGTGACTTCGTGAAAACGGATTAGCAAAAGCCGCTAAGAAATCAGATCGTGTTGCTGCAGAAGGAATTACTGTTGCTAAGGAAAATGCAAAACAAGCAATCATTTTTGAAGTTAATTCAGAGACTGACTTTGTCGCTCAAAATGAAAAGTTTTTAAATGCTATTAATGCAGTTGCTGATGTTCTTTTAGCATCAAATGCAAAAAATACTGAAGAAGCTTTAAAAGTTAAATTAAACAATCGTACAGTTCAAGAAGAAATGATTGAACTAACTTCAACAATTGGAGAAAAAATTGAATTCCGTCGTTTTGAAGCAATAAGCAAAGACAAAAATGTTGTTTCAATTTATAACCATGCAAACAAAAGAATCTCAGTATTACTAAGTTTTGATGGAGCCATCCCAAAAGAAGATGCCTACAATATTTGTATGCACGTTGCAGCAATGTCACCAAAATATATGTCTTCAAACGAAGTTCCCGAAGACTTCAAGAAGCAAGAACTAAAAGTAATTGAAGAAACTACTGATTTTGGAAACAAACCAGAAAATGTTAAACAAAGTATGATTCAAGGTAAACTAAATAAACGTTTAGCAGAAGTGAGTTTATTAGAACAAGATTACGTTGTTGATGATAAATTTAAAGTTGGAAAGTTTATTGAATCTAAAAAATCTAAACTTGTAAAAATGATTCGTTTTGAAGTAGGAGAGGGAATTGAGAAAGTCGTAACAGACTTTGCAGCAGAAGTTGCAGCTCAATTAAAGGGATAG